The sequence GGCCTGGGCTACTTGCCGAGCGAGCTGACGGAAATCGGCACTCGCTTCGCCGTGGATTGTCGCGGCAAGTCCGTGGAAGCGGTGGTGGTCAAGACCCCCTTCTACAAGCGGCCGAGCTGAGCCCTCCAAGCCAAGAACCCTAGCAGCCCCACCACGAGAGACATCATGAGCGCAAATCAAGAAGTCAAGGTCGACCGCAAGTACACCAAGGATCATGAATGGGCGAAGCAGGATGGCGACCAGTGGCTGGTTGGGATCACGGCTTTCGCCGTCGATCAACTCGGCGACATCACGCTCGTGAGCTTGGACATCAAGGTGGGAGACAAGGTGGAAGCGCACAAGGCCTTCGGCACCATCGAGAGCGTGAAGACCCTCAGTGACCTCTATGCCCCGGTGAGTGGCACCATCGCACGCATCAATGACGCCCTCGAGAACAGCCCCGAGCTCATCAACGATGACTGCTGGGAACAGGGCTGGATGGTGGCGATCGTGCCGAGCAACTTCGATGCGGAAAAGGGGAACCTGATGGAGCCCGACGCCTACCGCCAGCACGTCGAGGAGACTGCCCATTGATGCGCTACCTGCCGCACACGCCGGACGAGATCCAAGAGATGCTGGCGGCAGCCGGCCGCGCGAACCTGGACGAACTGTTCGCCAGCGTCCCGGAAGAAGCACGCTTCTCGGGCCACCTCGATGTGCCCGCTGCGCTCCCGGAGCCGGCGTTGATGAACCACCTGACGGAGTTGGCGGAGCAGAACGCCGGCGCTGCGATGCTCTCTTTCCTGGGGGGCGGCAGCTACGATCATCACATTCCACCGGCAGTCGACCAACTGCTACTCCGTAGCGAGTTCTACACGGCCTATACGCCCTACCAGCCCGAAGTCGCCCAGGGCACGCTGCAGGCGATCTGGGAGTTCCAGACCATCGTCAGCGAGCTGTTCGGTCTGCCGCTAGCCAATGCGAGCCTATACGACGGCGCGAGCGCCACCGCAGAAGCAGCACTGATGGCTCGTCGGCTGACCAAACGCCCCAAGGTCGTGGTCAGCCGTTGCGTTCACCCCGAGTATCGCGAGGCGACTCGCACCTATTTGACGGCAACCCCCAACGCCTACGCCGAAGCGCCCGTGGGAGCTACGGGCAGCGCCGACGTGGCTGCGCTGACGGCAGCCTTGGGCGAAGACACCGCTGCCGTGAT is a genomic window of Polyangiaceae bacterium containing:
- the gcvH gene encoding glycine cleavage system protein GcvH: MSANQEVKVDRKYTKDHEWAKQDGDQWLVGITAFAVDQLGDITLVSLDIKVGDKVEAHKAFGTIESVKTLSDLYAPVSGTIARINDALENSPELINDDCWEQGWMVAIVPSNFDAEKGNLMEPDAYRQHVEETAH